One genomic window of Hydra vulgaris chromosome 03, alternate assembly HydraT2T_AEP includes the following:
- the LOC100215025 gene encoding U5 small nuclear ribonucleoprotein 200 kDa helicase isoform X2, with protein MADATARSLQYEYKANSNLVLQADLSLIERRGRDEATGEVLSLQHHIEGIKMGDKYLRSKPPELEDQAKKAKKRKTEKDDNLNYGKLKSSTLLSDKVDDMEGIYYRPKTSETRQTYEVLLSFIQAAIGDQPRDILCGAADEVLITLKDERLKDKEKKKEISALLGNMPDERYALLSNLGRKITDYLVEKESAAGAADEDMIDENYGVAVQFDEEEEEEKDVREIRDESDGDDEGVEAEVDMTLHGGLDDDSGFKKSSGVLHPREIDAYWLQRELNKFYNDAELSRSKADEVLNVLKNANDERDLENKLVLLLGHDKFSIIKTLRKHRKLILYCTLLTMAQTIKERKDLETKMKVDPELAEILHQLSEEDQKDLVQAERARKAAARKSRVDADLSALDSEDKLSRFAKKLLDLEDLTFKDGSHFMANKKCQLPDGSFRKQRKGYEEVHVPALKPKSLKDGEVLVQISDLPKYSQTAFEGYKQLNRIQSKLADAALKTDDNLLLCAPTGAGKTNVALMAILREIGKHINLDGTINTSEFKVIYIAPMRSLVQEMVLNFSKRLQSYDIQVSELTGDHQLSKEQIDSTQVIVCTPEKWDIITRKAGERTYTQLVRLIIIDEIHLLHDERGPVLEAIIARTIRQIESTQEPVRLIGLSATLPNYEDVATFMRVNVDKGLFFFDNSFRPVPLEQQYVGVTEKKAIKRFQVMNEVVYEKVMENAGKNQVLVFVHSRKETGKTARALRDLCLERDTLGQFLREDSASMEVLRTEAEQVKNLELKDILPYGFAVHHAGMSRVDRTLVEDLFGDRHIQVLVSTATLAWGVNLPAHTVIIKGTQVYSPEKGKWVELGALDILQMFGRAGRPQYDTKGEGILITNHTELQYYLSLLNQQLPIESQFISKLADNLNAEIVLGTVQTVKDACTWLGYTYLYIRMLRNPTLYGISHDDMENDKLLEQRRMDLIHSAAVLLDKNQLIKYDKKTGILQTTELGRIASHYYCTQESMATYNKLLKATLSEIELFRVFSLSSEFKYINVREEEKMELQLLIERVPIPVKESIEEPSAKINVLLQAYISQLKLEGFALVADMVFVTQSAGRLMRAIFEICLHRGWAQLTDRVLNLCKMINSRMWLSMTPLRQFKKMPFEVIKKIEKKDFPWKRFYDLGHNEIAELIHAPKMGKVIHKFVHQFPKVEVTTHIQPITRSTLSVEVTITPDFQWDSKIHGNSEAFWIFVEDVDGERILHHEYFLLKEKYATDEHTVKFFVPVFEPLPPQYFIRVISDKWLHSETQLPVSFRHLYLPEKNPPPTELLDLQPLPVSALRNSDFEALYQDKFPYFNPIQTQVFNALYNSDDNILIGAPTGSGKTICAEFAILHLLLQHHDARCVYITSLQSLAEQVFTDWRSKFGIMLGKNVVMLTGETSGDLKLLAKGNIIISTPDKWDVLSRRWKQRKNVQNVNLFILDELHLIGGENGPVMEVICSRMRYISSQIEKGIRIVALSSSLSNSKDIAQWLGVSTNNIFNFHPNVRPVPLELHIQGFNITHTGSRLIAMIKPAYQSIVRLSPRKPVIVFVPSRKQSKITALDLLSFCGAENQPQRFLHCTEEDLQPHLKRIQEKTLKETLAYGVGYLHEGLSDIEVKVVEQLFTSGAVQIMVVSRNLCWTVSTHAHLVVIVDTLYYEGKIHTYVDYPVTDVLQMIGLANRPLLDDSGKAVILCLSSKKEFFKKFLYEPLPIESHLDHCLHDHFNAEVVTKTIANKQDAVDYLTWTFLYRRMTQNPNYYNLQGVSHRHLSDHMSELVENCLADLEQSKCVSIEDEMNVTPLNLGMIAAYYYINYTTIELFSVSLSAKTKLKGLIEIISSAYEYENLPIRQHEDAILKQLSNRVPYKVSNAKFNDPHVKTNLLLQAHLSRMQLSPELQSDTEFILGKAMRLIQACVDVLSSNGWLSPAITAMELAQMVTQGMWSKDSYLKQIPHFSAEIIKRCQDKEIESVFDIMDMQDDDRNSLLKLSDLQMQDVAKFCNRYPNIELSYEVANKESLASGRPVVVNVNLEREDEQPGPVIAPFFPQKREEGWWIVIGDQKNNSLISIKRLTLQQKAKVKLDFIAPSAGNYLYNLFYMSDCYMGCDQEYPLKIAVHERDDMSESGSD; from the exons CCTAGAGACATACTTTGTGGTGCTGCAGATGaagttttaattactttaaaagatgAGCGATTAAAA gataaagagaaaaaaaaagaaatttctgcTTTACTTGGAAACATGCCTGATGAGCGATATGCTTTGTTATCAAATCTTGGAAGAAAGATTACTGATTACTTAGTTGAAAAGGAATCAGCTGCAGGAGCTGCAGATG aGGACATGATTGATGAAAACTATGGTGTTGCAGTACAGTTTGATGAAGAAGAAGAGGag GAAAAAGATGTACGTGAAATTCGTGACGAATCTGATGGTGACGATGAAGGTGTTGAGGCTGAAGTAGATATGACTTTACATGGTGGT tTAGATGATGACAGTGGCTTCAAAAAAAGTAGTGGGGTTCTTCATCCCCGTGAGATTGATGCATATTGGCTACAGAGGGaacttaataagttttataatgatGCTGAGTTATCAAGATCAAAAGCGGATGaagttttaaatgttctaaag aatgcCAATGATGAAAGAGATCTGGAAAATAAACTAGTTCTTTTGTTGGGTCATGACAAGTTTTCTATCATTAAAACTCTTAGGAAACATCGAAAGTTGA TTTTGTATTGCACCTTGCTAACCATGGCTCAAACAATAAAAGAACGCAAAGACTTAGAAACAAAGATGAAAGTTGACCCTGAACTTGCTGAAATTCTTCATCAACTTTCAGAGGAAGATCAAAAAGACTTGGTTCAg gcGGAACGTGCTCGGAAAGCAGCAGCAAGAAAGTCTAGGGTAGATGCTGACCTTAGTGCATTAGACAGTGAGGACAAACTG agTCGATTTGCTAAGAAGTTACTTGACTTGGaagatttaacatttaaagatgGAAGTCATTTCATGGCAAATAAAAAGTGCCAGTTGCCGGATGGCTCATTTAGAAAGCAAAGGAAAGGCTATGAGGAAGTTCATGTACCTGCTTTGAAACCTAAATCATTAAAAGATGGAGAG gtCTTGGTTCAAATTAGTGACCTTCCAAAATACTCCCAAACTGCATTTGAAGGATACAAGCAGCTAAACAGAATTCAAAGCAAACTAGCAGATGCTGCACTAAAAACAGATGATAACCTTCTTTTGTGTGCTCCTACTGGGGCAGGTAAAACTAATGTTGCATTAATGGCTATCCTGCGTGAAATCGGAAAACATATTAATCTTGATGGTACAATTAATACAAGTGAAttcaaagttatatatattgcTCCGATGAGATCTCTTGTCCAAGAAATGGTCCTCAATTTTTCAAAG AGGCTGCAATCTTATGATATTCAAGTATCTGAGTTGACTGGTGATCACCAATTAAGCAAAGAACAAATTGATAGTACACAAGTAATTGTATGTACACCTGAAAAATGGGATATCATTACTCGAAAGGCTGGAGAGCGTACTTATACTCAGCTAGTTAGACTGATTATCATTGATGAAATCCACCTATTACATGATGAGAGAGGTCCTGTCCTTGAGGCAATAATTGCTAGAACAATAAGGCAAATAGAAAGCACTCAAGAACCTGTACGGTTAATAGGTTTAAGTGCCACATTACCAAATTATGAAGACGTTGCAACATTTATGAGAGTGAATGTCGACAAaggtttatttttctttgacaATAGTTTTCGACCTGTTCCACTGGAGCAACAATATGTAGGGGTGACTGAAAAGAAAGCCATCAAAAGGTTTCAAGTTATGAATGAAGttgtttatgaaaaagtaatgGAAAATGCAGGTAAAAATCAGGTGCTAGTGTTTGTCCATTCTCGCAAAGAAACAGGCAAAACAGCTCGAGCTCTAAGAGACCTGTGTTTGGAAAGAGATACCTTGGGCCAATTTCTGCGTGAAGATTCAGCAAGCATGGAggttttaag aACTGAAGCTGAGCAGGTTAAAAACTTAGAACTAAAGGATATTTTGCCATATGGTTTTGCTGTTCATCATGCAGGCATGAGTCGTGTTGATAGAACACTTGTTGAAGATTTGTTTGGAGATCGTCATATACAAGTTCTTGTATCAACTGCTACTTTAGCTTGGGGTGTTAATCTTCCAGCTCACACAGTCATTATTAAAGGAACTCAG GTTTATAGTCCAGAAAAAGGAAAATGGGTTGAGCTTGGCGCACTTGACATTTTGCAAATGTTTGGACGTGCTGGTCGACCACAGTATGATACTAAAGGTGAAGGTATTTTGATAACCAACCACACTGAACTTCAATACTATTTGTCTTTATTAAACCAACAGCTTCCAATTGAAAGCCAGTTTATAAGTAAGTTAGCAGATAATTTGAATGCTGAGATTGTGCTTGGTACAGTTCAGACTGTCAAAGATGCTTGCACATGGCTAG GTTACACTTATCTATACATTCGTATGCTTCGTAATCCAACACTGTATGGAATTTCACACGATGATATGGAAAATGATAAGCTTCTTGAACAGCGTAGAATGGACCTTATTCATAGTGCAGCCGTTTTACTTGATAAAAACCAGCTTATTaagtatgacaaaaaaactggaattttacag acaaCTGAACTTGGGCGAATCGCAAGTCATTATTATTGTACTCAAGAATCAATGGCTACATACAACAAACTATTAAAAGCTACTTTAAGTGAAATTGAACTGTTTCGTGTTTTTTCTCTTTCCTCTGAATTCAAGTATATAAACGTTAGAGAGGAGGAAAAAATGGAACTGCAGCTTTTAATTGAACGAGTACCGATACCTGTTAAAGAAAGTATAGAGGAACCTAGTGCAAAAATCAATGTTTTATTGCAAGCATATATTTCACAATTGAAATTAGAAGGGTTTGCCCTTGTTGCTGATATGGTTTTTGTTACTCAGTCTGCAGGCCGTCTTATGCGTgccatttttgaaatttgtctTCACCGTGGCTGGGCACAATTAACTGATAGAGTTTTAAATCTTTGTAAGATGATTAACAGTCGCATGTGGCTGTCAATGACACCATTAagacaattcaaaaaaatgccTTTTGAAGTGATTAAAAAGATTGAGAAAAAAGATTTTCCATGGAAAAGATTTTATGATCTTGGCCATAATGAAATAGCTGAGTTAATTCATGCTCCAAAAATGGGAAAAGTAATTCACAAATTTGTTCATCAGTTTCCTAAAGTTGAAGTCACAACACATATCCAGCCTATCACACGTTCAACTCTAAGTGTTGAAGTTACAATCACACCAGATTTTCAATGGGATTCAAAAATTCATGGCAATTCAGAGGCGTTCTGGATATTTGTGGAAGATGTTGATGGAGAAAGAATATTACATCACgagtattttttgttaaaagaaaaatatgccACTGATGAACACACTGTAAAGTTTTTTGTACCAGTTTTTGAACCTTTACCTCCCCAGTATTTCATCAGAGTAATATCAGACAAATGGCTGCATTCTGAAACACAGCTACCTGTTTCATTTAGGCATTTGTATTTACCTGAAAAAAACCCACCTCCAACAGAGTTGCTAGATCTTCAGCCTCTCCCTGTATCAGCATTAAGAAATTCTGATTTTGAAGCACTTTATCAGGACAAGTTTCCTTACTTTAATCCAATTCAGACTCAAG TTTTCAATGCACTTTACAATTCTGATGATAATATATTAATTGGTGCTCCGACTGGTAGTGGAAAAACAATATGTGCAGAATTTGCAATTTTACATCTGTTATTGCAACATCATGATGCTCGTTGTGTTTATATAACTTCACTGCAATCTCTAGCTGAACAg gTATTTACTGACTGGCGCAGTAAATTTGGTATAATGCTAGGGAAAAATGTAGTTATGTTGACAGGGGAAACAAGTGGTGATCTCAAGTTGCTTGCCAAAGGTAACATTATTATTTCGACACCAGATAAATGGGATGTTTTATCTCGCAGAtggaaacaaagaaaaaatgtgCAGAatgttaatctttttattttggatgAGTTACATTTAATTGGTGGAGAAAATGGg CCTGTGATGGAGGTGATTTGCTCTCGTATGCGTTATATATCATCTCAGATAGAGAAAGGTATTCGCATAGTAGCATTAAGTTCTTCACTTAGTAATTCTAAAGATATTGCACAGTGGCTTGGTGTTAgtacaaataatatattcaaCTTTCACCCTAATGTCAGACCAGTGCCTCTAGAGTTGCACATTCag GGGTTTAATATTACTCACACTGGATCACGTTTAATAGCTATGATAAAGCCTGCTTATCAGTCGATAGTCAGGCTATCTCCACGGAAACCTGTTATTGTGTTTGTACCCTCAAGAAAGCAAAGTAAAATCACAGCGCTTGATTTGCTATCTTTTTGCGGTGCTGAGAATCAGCCTCaaag gtttctcCACTGCACAGAGGAAGACCTTCAACCTCATTTGAAACGCattcaagaaaaaactttaaaagaaactctCGCTTATGGAGTAGGTTATTTGCATGAGGGACTCAGTGATATAGAAGTTAAAGTTGTTGAACAACTTTTTACCTCAGGAGCTGTGCAG ataatggtAGTTTCTAGGAATCTTTGTTGGACAGTAAGCACTCATGCTCACTTAGTTGTTATTGTTGACACATTATATTACGAAGGAAAGATACACACATATGTGGATTATCCAGTTACCGATGTACTTCAAATGATTGGGTTAGCTAACAGACCTTTACTAGATGACTCTGGAAAAGctgtaattttatgtttatcatcaaagaaggaattttttaaaaagtttctctACGAACCACTTCCAATCGAATCACATTTAGATCATTGTCTTCACGATCATTTCAATGCTGAAGTTGTCACTAAAACAATTGCAAACAAACAAGACGCTGTTGACTATTTAACATggacatttttatatagaagAATGACACAAAATCCAAACTATTATAATTTGCAGG gagtATCTCATCGCCATCTGTCTGATCATATGTCTGAACTTGTTGAGAACTGTCTGGCTGATTTAGAACAGTCTaag tgtgTTTCTATAGAAGATGAGATGAATGTCACACCTCTCAATCTTGGCATGATTGCTGCATACTATTATATTAACTATACAACTATTG agctTTTTAGTGTTTCACTTTCGGCTAAAACTAAGTTAAAAGGTTTGATTGAGATTATATCTTCTGCTTATGAATACGAAAATCTACCTATACGTCAACATGAGGATGCAATTTTGAAACAg ctTTCAAATCGTGTTCCATATAAAGTatcaaatgcaaaatttaatgATCCACATGTGAAAACCAACTTACTCTTGCAAGCTCATTTATCAAGAATGCAACTATCTCCCGAGCTTCAATCAGACACTGAATTTATTTTGGGAAAA gcAATGCGCTTAATTCAAGCCTGTGTTGATGTTCTTAGCAGCAATGGTTGGTTATCTCCAGCTATTACTGCAATGGAGCTAGCGCAAATGGTGACTCAAGGAATGTGGTCAAAAGACTCTTATCTTAAACAAATACCTCATTTTTCTGCAGAAATTATTAAGCGATGCCAAGATAAG GAAATTGAGTCTGTTTTTGACATCATGGATATGCAAGATGATGACCGCAATAGCTTATTGAAATTATCTGACCTACAAATGCAAGACGTTGCAAAGTTTTGTAACAGATATCCCAACATTGAATTGTCCTATGAAGTTGCTAATAAAGAATCTCTTGCaag CGGTCGACCAGTTGTTGTAAATGTCAACTTAGAACGTGAGGACGAACAACCCGGACCTGTTATTGCTCCTTTCTTTCCACAAAAGCGTGAAGAAGGCTGGTGGATAGTTATAGGTGATCAGAAAAATAACAG tcttatttcaataaaaagattaaCGCTTCAGCAAAAAGCGAAAGTGAAATTGGATTTTATTGCACCATCTGCTggcaattatttatataatttgttttacatGAGTGATTGCTATATGGGATGCGACCAAGAGTATCCGTTAAAAATTGCCGTACATGAGCGAGACGATATGAGTGAATCGGGAAGtgattaa